From one Paenibacillus sp. FSL K6-1330 genomic stretch:
- a CDS encoding HAD-IIIC family phosphatase, translated as MNKAADKLKEVKCVIWDLDNTMWDGILLESDEVKLKPRMRELLAELDSRGILQSIASRNDTEHALDKLKEFGIDTYFLYPEINWNAKSTSIDKIRLNLNIGMDTILFIDDQPFERDEVLSVHPEVECLDVTPYETLLGHPRLNPRFITEDSRRRRAMYLEDILRKNEEESFEGPQEAFLSSLGMRFVISEAREEDLKRAEELTIRTNQLNATGYTYSYEELDKIRRSDNHILLVCELTDKYGSYGKIGLALIELKESCWHLKMLLMSCRVMSRGVGTVMLTYIMQQAKNEGKVLRADFKQTDRNKMMYVTYRFASFTEISNDGEGNILFENDLNHIQPFPPYIDVLVTVAGKRGN; from the coding sequence ATGAACAAAGCAGCGGACAAGCTAAAGGAAGTCAAATGCGTGATCTGGGATCTGGACAATACGATGTGGGACGGTATTTTGCTGGAGTCCGATGAGGTTAAGCTAAAGCCGCGCATGCGCGAGCTTCTCGCGGAACTGGATTCTCGCGGCATTCTGCAATCCATCGCAAGCCGCAATGATACGGAGCATGCGCTGGACAAGCTGAAGGAGTTCGGCATCGATACCTATTTCCTGTACCCCGAAATCAACTGGAATGCCAAATCAACGTCGATCGATAAAATACGCTTGAACTTGAACATCGGGATGGACACGATCCTATTCATCGACGATCAGCCCTTCGAACGGGATGAGGTCCTAAGCGTCCATCCAGAGGTAGAGTGTTTGGATGTGACGCCATACGAGACATTGCTCGGTCACCCGCGTCTCAATCCCCGGTTCATTACGGAAGATTCAAGACGTAGGCGGGCCATGTATCTGGAAGACATACTGCGCAAAAACGAGGAAGAATCGTTTGAGGGCCCCCAAGAAGCGTTTCTCAGCTCGCTCGGCATGCGCTTTGTCATTAGCGAGGCTAGAGAGGAGGACTTGAAACGGGCGGAGGAACTGACCATTCGCACGAATCAGCTGAATGCGACGGGTTATACGTACAGTTATGAGGAATTGGACAAGATCAGACGGTCGGATAATCATATCCTGCTCGTGTGCGAATTGACGGACAAATACGGCTCTTACGGCAAGATCGGGCTCGCTCTGATCGAATTGAAGGAAAGCTGCTGGCATCTGAAAATGCTGCTCATGTCCTGCAGAGTGATGTCTCGCGGAGTCGGTACCGTCATGCTCACGTATATCATGCAGCAGGCGAAGAATGAAGGGAAAGTACTTAGGGCCGACTTTAAACAGACGGACCGCAACAAGATGATGTATGTCACGTACCGTTTCGCTAGTTTCACGGAAATCTCCAATGACGGAGAAGGAAACATTCTGTTCGAGAACGATTTAAATCATATTCAACCGTTTCCGCCTTACATTGATGTGTTGGTAACGGTTGCTGGGAAGAGGGGTAACTAG
- a CDS encoding 3-hydroxyacyl-CoA dehydrogenase family protein: MIRTVGVVGAGVMGSDVALDLACYGYEVVLKDINEDVLHQAKEKIKTDFRLLKLVKPQAKQLTVEDLLSRITFTTAYDDFARVQFVIENVTEEWGLKKAVFTELSEVCALQTTYAVNTSCISITKVGSLMPRPENVIGMHFMNPVPMKELVEVIRGEHTSDETVACGEEFLKSFDKVPVVVNDFPGFVTNRVLMLTINECVWTVQDGVAEPKDVDKIFRQGFGHKMGPLATCDLIGLDTILNSLLVLQDSYKDPKFRPCPLLVKMVDAGYLGKKSGKGFFDYSK; the protein is encoded by the coding sequence ATGATACGAACCGTCGGAGTAGTCGGTGCGGGTGTAATGGGCAGTGACGTTGCTTTGGATCTGGCTTGCTATGGATACGAAGTGGTGCTCAAAGATATTAACGAAGATGTCTTGCATCAAGCTAAGGAGAAAATTAAGACGGATTTCCGGCTATTAAAGCTGGTCAAGCCTCAGGCGAAACAGCTTACCGTGGAGGACCTTCTGTCCCGGATTACCTTTACCACGGCTTATGATGACTTCGCACGCGTCCAGTTTGTTATTGAGAACGTGACAGAAGAATGGGGACTGAAAAAGGCGGTGTTTACGGAACTGTCCGAGGTGTGCGCCTTACAAACCACCTATGCCGTTAACACAAGCTGCATTTCCATTACGAAGGTTGGCTCGTTAATGCCAAGACCGGAGAATGTCATCGGCATGCATTTCATGAACCCCGTCCCGATGAAGGAACTGGTCGAAGTCATCCGGGGCGAGCATACATCGGACGAGACCGTTGCCTGCGGGGAGGAGTTTTTAAAATCGTTCGATAAAGTCCCGGTAGTGGTTAATGATTTTCCCGGTTTCGTAACGAATCGAGTCCTCATGCTGACGATTAACGAATGCGTTTGGACCGTGCAGGATGGAGTCGCAGAGCCGAAGGATGTTGATAAGATTTTCCGCCAGGGCTTCGGCCACAAAATGGGGCCGCTTGCTACATGTGATCTGATCGGTCTGGACACCATTCTTAATTCGCTGCTAGTTCTGCAGGACAGCTACAAGGATCCGAAGTTTCGGCCCTGCCCGCTGCTCGTCAAGATGGTGGATGCCGGTTACCTGGGCAAAAAATCAGGAAAAGGATTTTTCGATTACAGCAAGTAG
- a CDS encoding acyl carrier protein, whose product MEIKQKIRSFIESNLVVFEDEAVFTDDDHIFQKGFVNSLFAMKLLSYIEQEFGFTVSNEDLDIANFSTLNNIVKLIEKHKQEA is encoded by the coding sequence ATGGAAATCAAACAAAAAATCCGCAGTTTTATTGAAAGCAATCTGGTTGTATTTGAAGACGAGGCCGTGTTCACTGACGATGATCATATTTTTCAAAAGGGCTTCGTCAATTCGTTGTTCGCGATGAAACTCCTCAGCTACATCGAACAAGAATTCGGATTCACGGTCAGCAATGAGGATTTGGATATCGCTAATTTCAGCACGCTTAACAATATCGTAAAGCTAATCGAAAAGCATAAGCAGGAGGCCTAA